The following are from one region of the Silene latifolia isolate original U9 population chromosome 9, ASM4854445v1, whole genome shotgun sequence genome:
- the LOC141601414 gene encoding uncharacterized protein LOC141601414, producing the protein MALSAYCLVNSMAASSQDAILPATGFSDGQFPFRYLGVPLSTSRIYVTMFDSLILKIKHVIQHWSTHFLTYAGRVQLINSVILGVETFWCSCILLPQKVLKKINKWIYHLSHANTGSWATWHYSYVLKHQNIWLVQFNDSFSSSFKGILSVRDTIIALAGNVNNATNLMNSWQSNGHFIVKAA; encoded by the exons atGGCATTATCTGCATATTGCTTGGTGAACTCGATGGCTGCATCGTCCCAG GATGCAATCTTGCCTGCTACTGGGTTTTCTGATGGGCAATTCCCTTTCAGATACCTAGGAGTTCCTTTATCCACATCTAGAATTTATGTGACCATGTTTGATTCTCTAATTCTAAAGATTAAACATGTTATTCAGCACTGGTCTACTCATTTCCTTACCTATGCGGGTAGGGTGCAGTTGATTAACTCTGTAATTCTTGGGGTTGAAACCTTTTGGTGCTCTTGTATCCTCTTGCCTCAGAAGGTTTTGAAGAAGATCAACAA ATGGATTTATCATCTGTCTCATGCTAACACGGGGAGCTGGGCTACCTGGCACTATTCTTATGTCCTAAAGCATCAGAATATTTGGTTAGTACAGTTCAATGATAGTTTCTCTTCTAGCTTCAAGGGGATCCTTTCTGTGAGAGATACGATAATTGCTCTTGCTGGCAATGTTAATAATGCTACGAACCTGATGAATAGTTGGCAGTCTAATGGTCATTTCATTGTTAAAGCAGCTTAA